Below is a window of Herminiimonas arsenicoxydans DNA.
TATGCAGGCTGCCTTTCATCAATGCCACCACTTTTTTCTGTACCGCCATTTCTACCGCCTGCGCGGCTGCGGCATGGCTATGCGCTACATCTACAATCTGGATGCCGGAGATGTTCAGCCCGGCCTGAGCCGCAACCGCCTCCAGTTTCGCGCGGGGAGCAACCAGTACCGGCTCGATCAGGCCCGCCTCGCGGGCATCGAGCACCGCGGCCAGACTCAAGGCATCGCAGGGATGTACTACGGCTACATGGATGCGTCCCAGCGGCCGCACATGATCCAGCAGACGCGTCAGTCCGCCGCCGACTTTCAGCCGGACTTCCGGCAGCGTGCTGCGCGATTGTTCAATGCGCTCTGACGGCGCAATGACTTCTGCTTCGCCGGAGATGACTTGCTCGCTGTTTTGATTCGTGCACAGGCAGGCCAGCTTGAGGCGTTTGCTCGTTTCGTCGCGTTCAATGACGGTTACGCTGATTGTCAGCGTATCGCCTATGCGCACCGGTATCAGGAATTTAAGCGTCTGTCCCAGATAAATCGTGCCGGGTCCGGGCAAACGCGTGCCGATTAATGCAGAAATAAGGCCACCACCAAGCATGCCGTGGGCAATGACGCCGTGAAAGCGGGTCGAGGCCGTATAGTCGGCATCCAGATGTTGCGGGTTACCATCGCCGGACAGCAGGGCAAAGAGCTGTATGTCTTCCAGCCTCAGTGTGCGTTCCATCACCGCCGTATCGCCAATGGCAATTTCATCGAAGGTGCAATTACGTACGATCAACAGATCGTCAGTTAATAGCGATGCAGCAGGAGAGTGCCGGTCGGTCATCAGAATACCTTTCGTGGCATGAATACCGGAAGAGTCTAACCGGCTCACAGGAAGATCGTTTGATCCTGATCAACTGTGTCACGTTTCAAGCCGCTTGTCGCGTATTCTGGCCGCAGAGCCAGTCGATGAGGATCAGATGGGAGAGGGTGGCATGCCTGAGCTGCTGAAGTAATTTTTGAATGAACCCTATCGTCGTTCTTTAAGTGAACGGATGTAATCGATTGAAGAATTGCCTTGCAGAGCGGCGAGTGCCAAGGCAATTCATGTGTCTATGCAGTTTGAAGTTTCGGGAAGATCGGTCCTGCCAACACAAAAATCCATACGACAATGACAAAAGGAGCCGTCAGCGCCGGCATTCCCAGTGGCTCCAGCACGGCAGACACTGCGGCAAACATCACTGCCGTCGTGATCATGGCGAACAGTCCATACAGTGCCGAGCTGATATTCAATACATAAAAGACGCTTATCATCGCGATTGCCGTAAGCACGGAATTGAATCCGAAGGCACCGGAACGAATAGCCGGCTCGGCAGCGCCCATGCTCCAAGCGACGATTAATCCCGTCGATGAGCCAATCAGCGCCGCTGCACACGCCACTCTGGAACTGATCAGCAGCCCGATTGCAAACAGGATACCAGTGACGACATTGCCCTGAAAAAAGACCTGGGCAATACCGTTAAAAAGTCCCTCTGCAAATGTCGATGCGGTTACCACACCTTCAATGATGGCGATTTTGGGCAGTCCTGCGATGGGCAGATTGCTGGTCGAATGCAAATGTCCCAAACGTGCGCACGCCATCACAAAGAAAAGCGTCGTAAAAACAAACGGCGCCGTAAGGACAGGGATTTTCCTGGCATCAAAAAGATTCAGCAGAGCCGCCATCACAATGGTCGAGCACGCCGCAGCCAGAACAACATAAGCACAGGTGAAAATAGCAGCTTCAAGGAAATACAGTAAAGCGATGGAAACCAGTGCACCGTTAAAACCGAAAAGGCCTGCATCTATGCGAGCGCGACTAACGCCCAGCAGCATCGCGGTTGCCGTACTGATAGCCGCACCAAACAATGCGGCCCATCCGAAAAGCGTGGAATTATAAAAAATCCCTGCCAAAAAGAGAACGCCAGCGTAACTATTGTTCTGCAACATCACTTGCCCAATGCCGCGCAAAACTGCGTCTAAAAAACTCAGCAGGCATCGTTGGCCAGTTGCATTCTCTTGAACGAGCAACCCGGTTGAAGAAAAGTGAGGAGCAAGGATTGCTCGCAGGTTGTAGACGTTTTTGGATTTCATCAATATTTTCTATATCGCACGGCCCAGTTGGAACGTTTATTTCAAATGATATTTTTAGCCGCCGCAATCATACTTCATGTCACTAGCTGATTGGTTCCATCAGAATATGACTGTCCTTCGTATAATTTATAGAAAATCAGATAGCCCTTTACCTCTTATCGCACGCCTGAAGAATTAAGCTGGGCGCGGGCTGTAGCACGATAAGAGGTGTTTAAAATTTCCTGAAATTTTCTCAACAATGACCGTTGCAGCTACTGTTGAAGCTACTGCATATTGCGTCAAAATTTGCTCCCAATAAGCCCGCTTCCCTGGGCTCTTTTCGCGGTCTAAATGCACCGCTGCAAATGCGACTCTAACGTCGATTTCTGCCATTTCTGCAAGCATCGAAATTTCCGCCTCATCAGCCGGTTTCTTGCCGTGACGGAGTTCAGAAACTCTTGAATCCTTTACGCCAAGCCGTTGAGCGAGTTGGTAGAAACTTGTCAATCCCTGCTGTTTCATGGCTGCAACAATTAACGATTTTTGATCCATAAAACCTCCTTTTCGCCACTTTACACCGTCCTACTCGATTGACAACCTTCCTGTACGAGAAGTAAGTTTCGCTCACTCCCCATTTGGGAAGTAATCACCACTTAGGAGCGAATCATGACAATCAAAATCGTAGTCGAGGAAGTCAACGTTGATGTAAAAACCGGTGTCGGGGCAAAAGGTCCTTGGCGTATTGAAGAGCAAGAGGTATTTGCTTACCTGGCTGATCGCAAGTGCAAGCTTCATGCACATCCAACACGCATCACCGTGCGCCTGGAAGATGGTCAGCTGCCTTACCCAATCGGTGAATACACCATTTCACCTAACAGCTTCTACGCTGGCAAATATAACTCCCTGATGTTCTCTGCGCGTCTGGTGCCAATGCGCGCCGCTGTTAAATAAGCAGCATGAACTTCCGCCCTGGTACACCGGTTTTCGAATTCCGGATCGCAACCAGGTCCGGCGTCCTCCTTTATGCCGTGGACGCCGATTTCTTATCTACCGTTCGTCGAGCCGTTGCAGCTAAGCGCAAATGGCAACTCTTGTTACCAGCATCGACGTTGCGTGTGCATCTGCTTTATCCGAATGGCAAGCGAGTGCCTCGCGCCGACATTAAAGCAGCATTAAAAGCTATCCAGGGGGAACGATGAAACAACCTGAAGACAAATTTACCAGGGACGCATTTAACCGCCCTGTAGGCCGTCCACGTAAGCCGGATGCCAAAACCAATGCACAACGCCAGGCTGAATTTCGCGCACGTCGCAAATTCAATTTCTTAGTTTCCGTTACTAGTAACGGAAATTGACCATGCGCCCAGAAACTCAGTTTGCAATTTTGATAATGATTCTTGCACTCATGCTGCCTTTGTCGTTGTTCCTGGTTCGGCTGGTGCGCATCATTTTGGTGCATCGGAATCCACGGGTTACGTATAACAACCCGTGGGAAGTCTCTGGGGGGAGACTTTCGTTGCAATACAAACAACAAACATTAAGAGATTGACAACATGTCAGTTTTCATTGATCGCCTCTATTTGAACCAGGAATTTCACGGCCAGAAAACGCCTGACCTGTTCAACGGTCATGTTGCGCGATTTGATGATGATGGTGTCCAGGAGTGGATGCAACCGTCTGCCGCTGTTCTGGAAGGCACGTTTGATACCCGCATCTTAGCTAAGTCGTTCGGTGGTAGATCGTTCTTGCGCGGGAATCCTGGTCGCTTTGGTCGGCCTGACAACGTTTTTAACCTGGATTGGCAGCAAACCTGGGACAAAGCTAATGTTCTGGCTGAAAAATTCGGTCTTCCGATTTTTACGCATGGCAAACAAAGCTACAACGTCTCAGAGCGCGACATGCAGCATGGCGTTACGTCCGTATGGACGGGCGCAACTGTATCGGCAATCGATGCCACATCTAATTTTGCAACCGGCAGTAAAGAAAACGCCTTCCTGTTTTTGCAGTGGCTGGAAGGTCAGCATATCGAGCGTGTGCGCGGCGGAATAGGGCGGCAGGGCTCCGTTCGTTTTGGCGATGGTAACGGCCTCCAGGTTGAAGCCTATTACAAAGCGGATGAAATGATCGATCACGCAAAGAACGATCACAAGCGTAATGAAATCAAGAAGTCACAGCTTTGGCAGTGGCTCAACGATTTGGGAGTAATCCGATTAGAAGTCCGCGCAAAGCGGAATCATTTGAGAGACCGAAACCTCGGCTATTCAGGAGCGATCACGATGGAAAAAATTAAACAGTTATATGACGATAAAACGAGCGTCATTCGACGCATTAGCAACGATGTTGATGCGTTCGATTTTACGAAATTGCCACTTCGTATGGCTGGCATTGCGCGCGAATATCTTGCTGGCGCTGAGATGCGTTCGCGCATGCCTAAATCATCCTTTTATAAAGCACGTCGTGAGTTGCTTTCGCATGGAATTGACATCGCTACGCCTAACAAAATTCGTTCGATTCTTCCGCGCGTCAAGGTGATCGAATTGCAGCCTTTGTCTGCGCCTGCCTGGTATTGGGATAGGGCGGCATGAGTACGAAAATTTTGTCGTGGGTTGGTGGCTGCGTAGCGGCCGCCATGCCCACGACACACGTCCAGGAGGGCATATGAACGTCACACCTGAAATGTTTGTTGGAGCCGTAATCGTAGTTTGCTTTGCGCTCGGCTGGATAGCGGGGAACAGATGATTTTATTAAAAGCAATTTGGCCGACCCTCGCATGTCTCGGCCTGTGGGTATGCGGTGTGTACCTGGTTAGATACATCAGCTATCGCCTGAAGGTCGGCCAATGAGCACGATTTCAATGGTCGGTTATTGCATGACTGCCTTCGGTATTGGCTATGCCTGTGGTTACTGGCTTTCATTGTTTCGTAAAGCAATGAACGTCCTAGAGTAGTAAGGCTACGTCCGGTGCCTCAATTCTGAAAACCGGACAATTTGAAGGGGTAAATCATGTTGAAGCAAATCCAAGAAAAACTGTTGTTCGGCCTGTTTATGCTGCTGGGTCTCGTATCCAGTGCAATGGCTGCTGTTGGCGATGATCCTGGCGTCGATGCAATCAATGCACTGTCCGGCAAAGCAACGTTGTACATCACTGCATCGTTCGCCGTTGCTGTGCTGGTTGCAGGCGGATTCTGGGGTATCGCAATGATGAAAAAAGCATTTTCGCGCGCGAAGTAATCATGAAACACCTGGCGGCTGTAATGGTCGCCAGCCTCGCGCTGGCTTCCTGTTCCTCTCAACAAAAATCTACCTATGACAACTACATTTCCAGCAAGTGGGAGCGACAAGAATATGTTTGCGAAGATGGTTCGCTCTCTGGTCGTGGTGGTTGTCCTTTGCGTCCTCTCACTGGGCTTATTCGGTAATGCTAATGCTGCTGCGCCTGTCACCGGATATCGTTACGGGGGTTCTGGCGCGGTTTATCCAACGCCAGAAGCTGCGTGTAATCAATGGGTGAACGCTGCCTCTTTTCAAATGAAGGCTGTCCCCATTTCACCTACGATAAATTTCCAGTGTCAAGCATTGATAAGCGGTACATGGACAAATGTCGGTAATGGTGCTTTTGGTATTGCTGGCGGTATTTGTCCTGATGGCTCTGCTCCCAATACATCGAAGCCGACTGCGCAGCAATGTGTCGATCCTGCTCCAAATACTTGCCGTGGCGAACCTTCACCTGAAGCATGGTTAAATAAATCTGGCTTTTATCCAGTCACAAATCCGACATGTACATGGATGGATGCAGAGCATGTCAATGCCAGCTGCTCCGGCACAAGTAAATCAGGCAAGCCGACGACTGTCGAGATTGGGTGTCGTAATGGCACTGGTGTGCAGCCTGGTGACGTTCCAAGTCCTGAGCCTGAAGTTGAAGTTGATTATCCAGAATGTCCCGTTGGTTCGTATAAATACACGGATATTGATGGTGCTAGCGAATGCTCTACGCCTATTCCAGAGGAAGTTTCGCCGCCGCCGTGTACGTCTGGCAACGTGGGCACGGTCAACGGCAAACTTGTCTGTTTGCCTGCGAATCCAGCCCCGGATCAAGCTGCTGTAGCTGCTGCTGAGGCTAAATTGCAGGCTGCTATTGCCAAGCAATTTCCAGCCACTCCCCAAGCTGCTGAAGCTGCAAAAAAAGCTGCTGCTGAGGCGCAAAAGGCCAAGGATGCGGCCAACTCTCTTCCGTCTTCTGCTGGTGCGCAAGGTAGTGCGCAGGATGCAATTAATTCAGCAAAACAGGCCGCTGGCTATGCCGGTACTGGATACGGTGGCCCTGGCGGTGTAGGCAATGGAACTGGTTCTGGCGGTGGTACGGGTGAGGGCGATACCGGCCCGAAAGAATGCGGCACACCTGGCAAACCAAAATGCCAGATTGATGAAACCGGCACGCCTGCGGGCGTAGGTACAGCGCTGGATGCTTCCAAGACAGCATTGCAAACTGCCATTGATGCAATCAAATCGTCTGCAAATGAAGCTGCTTCCGATAACGCAAAAGATACTTCTATCGGATGGCTCCCGAATATTCCTGAGGGCACATGCCAGGAAGTTGATCTACCTGTACCTGTTCCTGGCGGTGGCGTTTTGCGTTCTGATATTTGCAAATATACGTCCTATGTAACGGTTGGCTTCGAGTTGCTGTGGGCCGCGTTTTTTGCCTTTGCCATCATGGCCATGGTCGCTTCCGCAACGTCAAAATCTCACTCGTAGGAATTCGATCATGCCTCTACTCGGCGTTTTATTTGTCAACCTGGTTGGTAGTTTTGCTACCTGGCTAGTTCAGTTTTTTACACAGAAGGTCGCAGTAGCGACGGCAATCAGTCTGCTCCTGGGCGCATTAATCCTCGGCTTGTTCATCGCTACACGTGCTGCATTGTCTGGCCTTGGTTCAATGGCCGGTTCAGTGCATCCGATGTTCGGTGCTGGTATCTCGATGATTATTTCGCCGCGTGTGGCGGCCTTGCTGACTACATATATGGCATTTTGGGTCACTGTTGAACTGTACAAATGGAAGGTCAACCTTCTGCAACTGTGGGCGAGAACGATATGAATTTAACCTGGCCGGAAATCATCATCCTGGGCGGCTTGTTCTTCGCCCTGGTTATCTATGTCTGGACGAATATTGCCAACGATTTGCCGGAAGATTTTTTGATCCGCAAACGCAAGGATAAATAATGGCCGTCTATGCGATTACCGGCAAACTGGGGTCAGGGAAGGGCAAGGCTGCCATTCAACGCCTGCGCGAATATATGCGTGAAGGAAAACGCGTCGCCACGAACTGCGATGTGTTCCTGGAACACTTGATGCCCAAACATTCACGCGGCACGATTACGCGCGTTCCTGACAAGCCTACAGCGTACGATCTGTATGCCATCGGCAGCGGCAACAAGTTCATCGACTTTGAACCGCTCTGCACGATCACCTCGGCCGGCAATTATTCATTCCAGGCACCGGCACCGAAACTGCTCAAGGGCTTTGATGAAGCCCATAACGGCGCACTTGTCCTGGACGAATGCGGCTCCTGGTTGAATGCTCGGACCTTTGGCGATAATGGCAGGGCGGACATGCTGGAATGGTGCATTCACGCTCGCAAATATGGCTGGGATGTATTTTTCGTGATGCAGAACATCAGCCAGATCGACAAGCAATTGCGTGAAAGCCTGTTTGAGTATGTGGTGCGTCTCAACCGTCTTGATCGCATGAAAATTCCGGTCCTGTCACCGGCGCTGAAGTTATTAACTGCTGGCGCCACGAAGGGCACTTTGCCGCGTGTGCATATCGCTGTCGTGCGTCTGGGGAGTTCAATCGATGGCCTGGTCGCTGATCGCTGGATATTTCGTGGCGATGATCTGAACGACGCCTATAATACGACGCAAGTTTTCAGCTCCAGCTATCCGCATGCCATTCATTGCTTGCTGCCGAACTGGCATCGAGAAGGCTATTTACATCCGGAGCCTGTGCCGTTCGGAATTCGCCTGGTACGTCGCTTTGGCTTCATGCTTGAGCGAAAGCCGCGTAAGGCTGTTATGAGAACGTCGAACCGGTTCCGTGACCTGGTGATGCAGCTACCTGCTGAACAGCGAGTAAAGCATTTTCAGCGCCTGCAACAGCATGGCGTGATTTGATGGACGCAGGGCGCGAATCCGGAGGAAACGGGGGTATGTTTCCGCAGGAATCGCAACCGAATGCCGCACATTCTTCGATTAGACCTATTACGCTGAGTCGAGCCGGTCCCGCAGGGATGATGTGTCTGGCATTGAATCGAGAACCGGGCATTATGTGCATTGATACGTCCCTTGGCTGGTTATCGCCTTCCAGGCGTCTTCCAGACCAGCAAGGCGGGCATCAATGGCACGTATCCAAGACCAATCTTTCTGCACACCATCCCTAGTGCTGAAGACCGATTTTGACGTTGAGTGACTCAGGGCGGGAGTCTGTAGGAAACGGATTTATCGTTTCCGGAAGAGTTCCAACCGTGCGCCTCATGTTCATTCCGCTAAACCTACCAGCCTCAATTGCACCTGGTGTGTTTCATATGCCTGGTCATTAGCTGCCATCGTCGTGCGCCCGTGGCCCAGGGCGAAGCCCGTCCGGCCTCGATCTGTCTGGAGACCGTATAGTGCATCCATATACCGACTCTCAAGTGTCAGTAGTCGAAGCGCCCAGGCCGGACAAGGCTGCTTTCCTGACTCCCAATCGTTCACTGTGCGAATATCTCGGCAGCAAATACGCGCCGCATGCGCGACAGAAAAGCCTCCGAAATCCCGAGTTGTTGCAAATTCAGAACCAAAACAATATTTATTTCTACTTTTTATTTTCAGCTTTGCCATTGACGACTCCGTAAACATCTGATCTAAACACAAAAGCCCCAAGTTCTTATCCCGTAGTAGAGCGAGATTCATTGAGAACATTGGGGCTTTGGATTTGTTGTTTCTGGGCTATCTGATTTCGTATAATTTATATTATGTCAAATAACGAGGCGAATTAAACGAATCTAATATCTCCCTCTTCGATACGCCTGCTAATTGCAGGCGTTTTTTTGACTAGCCACAAAAGCGCTCCGAACTAATCTTCTTACCTATCCGGAAGTAATCGTCTTACTTTTTGTTTTTGCACTTCCGTTAGATCTTTAGTTCTACGCTTATGGACAGCTAAAATCTATCTTAGCAAGTTTTAAATTGATATCAAAGATCACCGCTACACATATATTGCCGTCGAGATTGTGGGAGTCAGTTGACTTTGTGAAAGGCACTTCCGGCTGATGCAGGTGTAGCACTATCCTTCAATTCAAAGACACATTCTAAGTACGGCTTGACCGAGTCCCATGGCAAATTTTTATCCAGCATAGCGACCAGATTCCGGCCAACTTCAATTATTCCTCCCTGACTGGCCGCACGAGCATAATTTAGAGCACCGCCAGAATCTGCTTGCGCATGAAGATCGGTATCCTGATTGCCATAAGCATGAAACTGAGTAATCGAACCAGGCTTAAATAGTGAACCGGATCCATTGCACTGCTTCCCATAGACAGGTTCTGATCTCTCAACATGTCCTGAGGCGAAACTGTCTTCAACCACATGGAGTAAGCTGCCAAAAGCGACTTCGTCTATGTTGCGACGCAGTGCCACATTCCCAAGTGTGAATAAATCTTGAACATTCCATTCGGTTTTACCAAAATGTTCCGAAAAGCCTTCAATCTTCACATCACGCAAACGCGTGTCCAACCCGTATTCACGCAGTGCGATGCGCCAGCTAAACTCAGCCCACATTAAAATTTTCTTGCGCGTCACCTCCGGTGCCTCGCCGTCTTTAGATGCCATTGCATGTAGGAATTGGAGGTCGCCAAAATGTGAGCGATGCAGCATCGAATAACCATTTGAAGCATCCATTGTCACTCCGCTCTTGGCCTTCTTTTCGGCATCCCAAAAAAGACCCGCCCAGCATTTCGGTTGGGTGATGAAACGTACTGTTTCATCAGTTTTGCATGACAAATTCTTGGCTTGATCGGGTAATAAGCGAAATGGTGGATCGTCATTCCATCTGACACCGGCGATAACATATGGACTTGCCATACCGAGATCGGCGTCCTGACAGTGGTTTGTATCACCTTCGCACCCATAGATACGTTGGGTTATTTCTTCGTGTACTGCTTCAGTAAATAGAGGTAGACCTTTTAGCGCAGCACCACTAAGCAGTTTGTCGAAAAATCCAGAATTCATTCGACTTAACTTGCGTTCCATGGCCGTACCTTCAGTTGATAGCTTAAAGGCATACGCTGGTGCACAGAACGCTAAAGTGAGAAAGAGAAAAGACCAGCTTGGCGGACAAAGTTTTAAGATCATTCCTATTTTTCCTCTTTTTTAAACCTTGCTGGTTAGGGCGTTTTCAGTAAATTACGCCTAAACATGCTTGCGAATGAAATGTCATTCGCAAGTTCTTTTGCATAATCCCCTTTGCGAAAAACTATTTCTGCAGCGGCACCCGTCGAAGGCACTGGAAGTATTTTCGCCGTAGGATGTAGCTTACGAAATAATTCGACCTCTTCGTGAATCCCATCCATGCCCCCGATGACAACGGCCGCATGGAACTTCCGACTTTGTATCATGTTCATGCGCATAGAATAAATGCTTAAATTTCTATCTCCGTCGATTGCTGAAACATAGCGTTGATCTATAAAATCATCGTTTTCGACTGGCATCAATTCGGTAAAAAATTTACTTTGAAAAATAGTAATTCGTTCTCGATCTATTTCCGCGTGTCGAGCGTACAGTGAAACTAGTGGAGTGATTGCAGGATGACCACCGAATGTTATTCGGCCTACCGGTAGCACTACTTCTATCAATGCTTTTATAGCTTCCCGGATTAGAAACACGTTGGCGGTATCAAAATATTTGCGATCCCGTTCTGGGAGAGGAACGCTCGCCGAAAGAAAAACATCGATCATATAAGATGTCCCTGCAAAGCAGGCAGAGCGTTCTTCATGCTTATTGTACGGACGGGTAAATGAGAGTCAAGCCAGCTCAGATGTTTGAGCCAATTTGGGTGTAGTCCCCTACTGTCATAGATAATCCAAATTTCATCGTCCACGCCTTTATGCTCTGAGATAGAGTCAAAAATTGCATTGATACGATCAGAAGTCGGACGGCCCACAGCAGGGACTACCGCGAGAGACTTTTTTGAAATGTCCACGGATATCCAACGTTGAGGTTGAACGGTAGGATTGAGTGCAAGGTCTCGCGCCAAGTCGCAAAAATAATCAATTAAATGAGCATGCCGTAAAGCCATTGCTTCAGCTCTTAATTCCTCTGCTCTATCGCAGATATTGCCTATTGCTTCAATAGTTATGCTTGCACCCTGCCCGGGCGTCTGGTCAGAAAAATCTGACAAACCTAGTTTCAGAAAACGGCTAAACGAATAGTTGCTATCTTCGGTTTGACCTGGCCACAGCAGATGCAGAGTTTGAATTCCCAATAAATTTGCCTGAGCTAATTCGGCACTGGTCCAGCGTCCTTCTCGAAAACCTGGTGTATCAATAAGGACGATCACGTCAACATCTGACATTCGATGCCACAGTTCAGCTTGAAAATCGACGGCTGGCGGAACTGATCTTACATCGATAAATACGTCAAATCCTCGCTTATCCAGTTCTTCATAAAGTAGATCGGCGAGCGGCTGAGATCCTATTCTTCTGTAGCTAATGAAAATCCCGCGCTCTTTGCGGAGCAAGCGAAATGTCTCAAAAACTAGCGATGTCAGACGGGTTACGTTCGTTTCATTCGAAGCGACTTCTATCGCGTTGATATGTTTTAACTCGTCCGGAATTTCGTCATTTACGGCATCTAATGAAGTGACAACTGGAGCGACTAATATTGAATCTTGAAGTATTTGTTTTAAGAATGGCGATACATTTCTATCTGAATGACCAAAATAAATTCCCATTGCGGGCTTTTTTTTATCGTATTGATCGAACGTAGAGTCAGTAAGAAATGTAAGCTCAGTTGGAGAGATTCCAAGATTCACCGCTCGTGCGATCACCGCAGATTTCAGCGCGTCGATGCGGGAGTCCAATTGTCCCATAACAATAATCTGGTACGACTGCTGCATTGTTTATTACCTCAAACGTAAATCGCTCAACCTATCGACGAAATATTTTAATATCGGTCTTAAATTAGTCCGGTTTTGTCGCTCAACTGATATTGCCTACGCTGAGATGATTTGTTGATACTTAGGTCAACGCCCAGCCAAGCCGGCAGCAGTTTCTATCCAGGAGCCGATATTCGTTCTACCGTTCTGTTCTACGAAGTCATAGCTCATGCAATGAGTAGATAGCTGAACGATGTTGGTTGTTCTAGGCGCGTCAAACCACAAATCTTTTTCGGGAATCGCAAGCGTATAGTCAGCGTATTTCACCCACTTCCCTTCCTTCCACTCCGCTAGGAATATGCCGCTGGTAGTTCTATAGAGCGCCATTTGGGCAAGTGGATTCGCTCCTTTGATCGAGCTCATTCCTTTGTCGTTTTTTACGCCGTCTATATTGACAGTTAGTAAACCGTTGCCTTTTACTACGCTACGAGCAATTTCGTATCGCACCCAGCGTCTGGACCATGTACTAGCTCCTGCAAGAACGCATGTAACCGAGGTATTCTCTAAACCTTTTCGTAGAAATGCCTTAAGTACATCATCGCTTTCTTTTTGCGATGCTTCAAATACGCTGCCGTCGAAAAAACCTTCACTATTTTTTTCGTTCTGAACAACCCAGCTATTTCGTACGTTCCAGGCCCGCCAAACGTCAGGCGCGTAGTGGAAAGAGAAGAACGTTCTACGCATTAATACACTTTCATAAATGATTTAGAACATTCACGATCGTCATCATGATGACGATCGGATTCTTGAAATGATGTAAATTAGCGAGCTTTTACAGCGTCAGTTACCCAACTTTCGATGTTTTGTTTGATGTGATCGTAAACGTATGTGCTAGTTGAAAATGGCGGGTCATAAACTTTGCCGCTTACAGCTTTTCCATCAACAACTAGTCCAGTAAATGGATTGGCACCTTTTGTTGATTGATTGCCGTCTGAATCCTTCAGATTATGAATGTGAATGGCGAGTACGGCTAGACCGTCTGCCCATGCTTTTTTTATTTCGTGTTTGACCCAACGTCGACTAGCTGTTTTTTCTCCCACAAGTACAACAAGACATTCTTTCCCTTTCATATTGTCCGCAATCCAATCCTCGATTGCTTTATCACCCTTCTTTTTTATCTCTTCCCACTTATTAGAGTCAAGCAACGGTTGCTTCTCAATGGCACCGATTTGTCGAACTTGCGATACACGCCAGTTGTCGTCTTTGTAATGAAAGCTGAGGAAGCATTTCTTGGCCATATATTTCCCTATTAATTTTTATTTACGAATCACATGAATGGACAGATGCAGAGCATTGACACTTTTATTACTGCGTATCGGCACATGCTCATATGAAATGGTTAGCTAAAGCTGTGACCATAAGACGCATGTGCGACCCTGCTTTATCTATGTATTGGTGCATTTATGTAATCCCATATTTATGGGATGTAGCGTTATCATTATTTTTAAAAGGACTTAAAGAATGCAAAAACTTCAAAGCTCATTTATTTAGTGTTGTGTCCCGATCCAAATAAGACTTCAGCTCGCTGGAGAGTGCCTGATGTGTATCGAGTTTCGCTTGCAACGT
It encodes the following:
- a CDS encoding hypothetical protein; putative TIR domain (Evidence 5 : No homology to any previously reported sequences) — protein: MQQSYQIIVMGQLDSRIDALKSAVIARAVNLGISPTELTFLTDSTFDQYDKKKPAMGIYFGHSDRNVSPFLKQILQDSILVAPVVTSLDAVNDEIPDELKHINAIEVASNETNVTRLTSLVFETFRLLRKERGIFISYRRIGSQPLADLLYEELDKRGFDVFIDVRSVPPAVDFQAELWHRMSDVDVIVLIDTPGFREGRWTSAELAQANLLGIQTLHLLWPGQTEDSNYSFSRFLKLGLSDFSDQTPGQGASITIEAIGNICDRAEELRAEAMALRHAHLIDYFCDLARDLALNPTVQPQRWISVDISKKSLAVVPAVGRPTSDRINAIFDSISEHKGVDDEIWIIYDSRGLHPNWLKHLSWLDSHLPVRTISMKNALPALQGHLI
- a CDS encoding conserved hypothetical protein (Evidence 4 : Homologs of previously reported genes of unknown function); its protein translation is MAKKCFLSFHYKDDNWRVSQVRQIGAIEKQPLLDSNKWEEIKKKGDKAIEDWIADNMKGKECLVVLVGEKTASRRWVKHEIKKAWADGLAVLAIHIHNLKDSDGNQSTKGANPFTGLVVDGKAVSGKVYDPPFSTSTYVYDHIKQNIESWVTDAVKAR
- a CDS encoding conserved hypothetical protein (Evidence 4 : Homologs of previously reported genes of unknown function), which translates into the protein MILKLCPPSWSFLFLTLAFCAPAYAFKLSTEGTAMERKLSRMNSGFFDKLLSGAALKGLPLFTEAVHEEITQRIYGCEGDTNHCQDADLGMASPYVIAGVRWNDDPPFRLLPDQAKNLSCKTDETVRFITQPKCWAGLFWDAEKKAKSGVTMDASNGYSMLHRSHFGDLQFLHAMASKDGEAPEVTRKKILMWAEFSWRIALREYGLDTRLRDVKIEGFSEHFGKTEWNVQDLFTLGNVALRRNIDEVAFGSLLHVVEDSFASGHVERSEPVYGKQCNGSGSLFKPGSITQFHAYGNQDTDLHAQADSGGALNYARAASQGGIIEVGRNLVAMLDKNLPWDSVKPYLECVFELKDSATPASAGSAFHKVN
- a CDS encoding hypothetical protein (Evidence 5 : No homology to any previously reported sequences), which translates into the protein MFPQESQPNAAHSSIRPITLSRAGPAGMMCLALNREPGIMCIDTSLGWLSPSRRLPDQQGGHQWHVSKTNLSAHHP
- a CDS encoding hypothetical protein (Evidence 5 : No homology to any previously reported sequences); amino-acid sequence: MHPYTDSQVSVVEAPRPDKAAFLTPNRSLCEYLGSKYAPHARQKSLRNPELLQIQNQNNIYFYFLFSALPLTTP
- a CDS encoding Conserved hypothetical protein (Evidence 4 : Homologs of previously reported genes of unknown function): MRRTFFSFHYAPDVWRAWNVRNSWVVQNEKNSEGFFDGSVFEASQKESDDVLKAFLRKGLENTSVTCVLAGASTWSRRWVRYEIARSVVKGNGLLTVNIDGVKNDKGMSSIKGANPLAQMALYRTTSGIFLAEWKEGKWVKYADYTLAIPEKDLWFDAPRTTNIVQLSTHCMSYDFVEQNGRTNIGSWIETAAGLAGR
- a CDS encoding Hypothetical protein (Evidence 5 : No homology to any previously reported sequences), producing the protein MIDVFLSASVPLPERDRKYFDTANVFLIREAIKALIEVVLPVGRITFGGHPAITPLVSLYARHAEIDRERITIFQSKFFTELMPVENDDFIDQRYVSAIDGDRNLSIYSMRMNMIQSRKFHAAVVIGGMDGIHEEVELFRKLHPTAKILPVPSTGAAAEIVFRKGDYAKELANDISFASMFRRNLLKTP